A window of Cytophagia bacterium CHB2 genomic DNA:
TAGTCGGTATATTGCAGCGCAAAACCGTAACTGCCCTGCTTGTGCGGCATGACATAGGCGCCGAAGAAATCTTGCACATCAAGGATGTTATTAATGTAGCCAAACGTCGCGGCGCGCGTGGACATGTCGGCCAGTCCTGCGGGATTGTAGTAGATGCTGTGCGCATCTTTTGAAATGGAAACAAAGCTCGCGGCCATGGCAGCCTGGCGCGCGCCCACCGGCGTGCGCAAAAAGGTATAACCGGTGGATTGAGCAAGTGACATCGCGGGAAGAAACAGCGCGGCGAGCAAGAGAAGAGATTTAGTCATGATGGAAAACGGGTAGAGAAATCAGGGTATTCAATCAACTTGTGAAGTGAAATACGAGCTGGTGAGCGGGATCGAACCGCTGACCTGCGCATTACGAGTGCGCCGCTCTACCATCTGAGCTACACCAGCTTGAGACACGCAAACGAAAACAGCAAAACCGCGCGGCTTTGCTGTGAGGTTGTGGCCAGGCGCAGAATCGAACTGCGGACACACGGATTTTCAGTCCGTTGCTCTACCGACTGAGCTACCTGGCCTTCAAAAAGCGACGCCAAAATAAGGCTATCTCGCTAAAAAGTCAAGGTGAATTTCAGTAAATTTAATGCGTTTGAGCCTTCACCAGCATTGCTTTTTTGAAATGTTCCCCTTAGATTGACGCTGGCGTCGCGGCATGCACCTGCAACGGTCAACTTCAAACTTGCGCGAAAAATGAAAACCTCCAAAGCTGTTTTGTATCGCGAATATCAACCGATGAAGCGTTGGATTTTGCGCCTGCTGGCCCTCGCCATCGGGTCGGCCTCGTTGCTTGTTGTTGTTCTGGTCCTGCTTTGGCCTCATCTGCCTACCTGGCTTGTGGTAGTGATGATTGCGGCTGTGCTCGCGCTCATCGCCGCCACCTTCACGTTTCGGCGATTGTCGATTGAAGTCACGGAGACGGGCATCTCTTTTGGCTTTGGTTTTGTGCGCACGCGCCTGCGCTGGAAGGAGATTGAAAGCATCAAACCGGAACCTTATCTTTTTTCGCGCTTCATCGGCTGGGGTGTGCGTTACGATTTGCGCAATACCTTTGCCTATGTCGCGCAAAGCGGCATGGGCGTGGAGTTGCAAACGCGCAAACGCTGGCGCTATTTTTTTACCACCGAACGGCCGCAGAAACTGGTTGAGCTTTCACAGGGTAGAATCAATCAAGCGACCTCAGGGTTAGCTTCGCATTCAACCTAAATTTTCCGGCAAACCATGGCTACAAGTATTCCGCTTGTTCCGGAGTGCTTTGCCAGGCTCTCCTGCAAGAGATTCAGCTAATGCTCCCTGCTACAACTCCACCCTTTCCCCCTCCTGCGCCACGCGAAAACCGTTTTTCTTAATTGTCCGGCGCGCCTCACTTTCCAGTAGCAAAGCAGGATTCGTGTGATTGAGATGAATGAACCGGACCTTTGCGCGTTCAGCGTCGGGCAGCGTTTGGAAACGTTGCATGCTGTGGGTGATAAACGGATGCGGAAAAGTAGACATATCGCGGCCGGGAATTTCGCCATTGGCGTAAAAAGTGCCGTCAAGATATGCGACTTCGACTGAGGCAATCATATCCTCTATGCGGGTGCCCTGCTCATCCCACAATTCCCATTTATCAATATCCGGGATGAACAGCACGGAACGATTTGGCCCAGTAATGCGGAAACCTACAACTTCGGAATACTCCTGGCGATGCGGAACAAGGAATGGCGTAATCGAGAGATGATCATTCAACTGTACGGCAACATCATGCTGCAATAATTTCAAATCAATGTTCTGATAGCGCACGAGTTGATCCCAGGGCCCATTCTTGCTGAGATAACCGTGCATTCTGGGCATGGCAAACACTGGAACATTTTTCGCGCCCAGCGATTCATGGCCGAGAAACATCAAGCCGGTGTAATGTCCCATGTGGGCGTGGGTGAGAAAAATGCCGTCGAGTCCGGGCGATTTTTCCACCGGCGCTGCGACATCCAGCAGATGCAATTGTTCGCGGAAATCAGGCGTGGCTTCGATAAGCCAGCGCTCGTTGGTGGCGGGATCGATCAGGGCGAGGCAAACGACGCGGCGCTTGCTGCGCGCATCCTCCCAACCGGGATGATGTTTGGTTCCGGCTTGCGGCACGCCGCCATCTTGGGCGATGCCGAGCACGAGGAGAAAGGGTTGAGTCTTGTTATTAACAACAGGTTGTTGTGCGATCGCGAGGTTGCAGGCAAGGGCAATGAAGATCAATGAGAAAATATTCACTTGTTACCGATCGACTTAGCGCAACGAAGCTACAGTCAAAGATTTTCAAGCCACGGATGAGCACGGATTTTCACGGATAATTAAGGCCATTTGCGGCTTGTCTGAAAACCGGTGTCGTTTTTTGATCCGTGTTACATCCGTGTGCATCCGTGGCGATTTTTTTATTTCAGAATTACTCACATCAAACGACATAGAACTAAATTAAATCCTCGATCAGAATTAAGTAAAAACTGATCATCACGCCAGCGCCGCCACCTCCAGCTTGTGCGCCTTGCGGCCGCCGCGCGGCGTGCGCTCGACGAGGCGTTCGAGGCCGAGCAGCGTGTGCGCCAAATCAACAGCGCGCCCAACCAATTCCTTTGCGCCTTCGCGCAATTCCTGGCTCTTCATGACATCGATGACATTCTGCTCCATGTCTTCCGCAGACCAGCCGCGCGAGTGTGCGATGAATGGGAATTGCGGGAAGTAAAATCCCAATTCTGAAAAAAAGCCCAGCAGGTGGCCGACTACGCCCTGCACGTTATCCTGCCCGCCGGTGATGATGAAACTCGCAACTTTATTGCGCAGCAACACGCGATCCCGGATCGTGACTTGATTCTGCACGCAATTTAAACGCTCCGCCATTTTGAAAAACAGCGAACTCGCTTGCCCCCAGCGAATCGGCGTGGCAAGCACGATGACATCGGCCCAATGCACCAACGCCTCGTAGACTTCGACCATCTCGTCTTTGTCATCCATCTGCGTGATCGAGCACGGCCAGGTGCAAGCCTGCGCGCTTTTGGAGTAATATCCCTCGCAATTGCGAAAGCGCAAATAGCTCAA
This region includes:
- a CDS encoding pyrroloquinoline quinone biosynthesis protein PqqB, with product MFSLIFIALACNLAIAQQPVVNNKTQPFLLVLGIAQDGGVPQAGTKHHPGWEDARSKRRVVCLALIDPATNERWLIEATPDFREQLHLLDVAAPVEKSPGLDGIFLTHAHMGHYTGLMFLGHESLGAKNVPVFAMPRMHGYLSKNGPWDQLVRYQNIDLKLLQHDVAVQLNDHLSITPFLVPHRQEYSEVVGFRITGPNRSVLFIPDIDKWELWDEQGTRIEDMIASVEVAYLDGTFYANGEIPGRDMSTFPHPFITHSMQRFQTLPDAERAKVRFIHLNHTNPALLLESEARRTIKKNGFRVAQEGERVEL
- a CDS encoding Rieske 2Fe-2S domain-containing protein → MAQDAWQDLGPIEEFQKSALTEIHLGKTPVAISYRDGEFGAVSGVCNHVGGPLGQGRLDGDFIVCPWHNWKFHRKTGVGEPGFEDDIVPSYEVKVEGGRLLLHAEPRNKRQKKPHAPHPLSRPIKREDGHIRVAGISTTAIDPANPRYSTSEALLEIALKHASEQLHCETKLIKLSYLRFRNCEGYYSKSAQACTWPCSITQMDDKDEMVEVYEALVHWADVIVLATPIRWGQASSLFFKMAERLNCVQNQVTIRDRVLLRNKVASFIITGGQDNVQGVVGHLLGFFSELGFYFPQFPFIAHSRGWSAEDMEQNVIDVMKSQELREGAKELVGRAVDLAHTLLGLERLVERTPRGGRKAHKLEVAALA